Proteins co-encoded in one Pseudophryne corroboree isolate aPseCor3 chromosome 1, aPseCor3.hap2, whole genome shotgun sequence genomic window:
- the LOC134901718 gene encoding putative nuclease HARBI1, with product MMEPFSDQIVLFMLAASMMEEEGADEHQDPGQQMSALGEPVLRVSFPRPRQYRTRRELEDLSEFEVIQNYRLSTRDIYSLYALLEADLEPRARSNRAISGFQKLLGTLHFLASGTFQPTLSQTCGFSQSTLSRCITQVIRAFRKLTIQYITFPETDSECREIKLGFFNKYKFPNVLGTIDCTHVQIRPPRNSEECFRNRKQFHSLNVQAVCDVNMRFLNIFVGFPGSSHDSFILSQSSLFDKFETGNMPGGWLLGDAGYPNKPWLLTPLSNPVGRAEKRYQETHIASRGVIERAFGVLKSRFRCLDTSGGALLYSPSKVCGMVNACCILHNICVANRLPVTLRRSAFLRGNRSSALPVGMGEGEDSRRTVIQNFFAVT from the exons atgatggagcctttttctgaccagattgtgttgttcatgctggctgcaagtatgATGGAGGAAGAAGgtgctgatgaacatcaggatccaggtcagcaaatgtctgcattgggtgagccagtattgcgggtttcatttccacgtccacgccagtatcgcactaggcgtgaactggaggatctcagcgagttcgaggtgatacaaaattatcgcttatcgactcgcgacatatattcgctgtacgctctgttggaggccgacttggaacctcgggcacggtcaaatcgtgcaatcagcggttttcagaaactgctggggacgttacattttttggcgtcaggcacattccagcctacactgtctcaaacatgcggtttttctcagtcgacactgtcgcgctgtataacccaagtcattagggctttccgcaaattgacgatccagtacatcacatttccagagacggacagcgaatgtcgtgagatcaaattaggctttttcaacaaatacaaatttcccaatgtgctgggcacgattgactgtacccacgtgcagatcagaccgccacggaattcagaggaatgttttcggaaccgaaaacagttccattccctgaacgtgcaggcggtctgtgatgtaaacatgagatttttgaacatttttgtgggatttcctggatcatctcacgactccttcatcctaagccagtcatcgctgtttgacaagttcgaaacaggaaacatgcctggtggctggctgttag gcgatgcgggttatccaaacaaaccgtggctgttgaccccattgtctaatcctgttggtagagcagaaaaacgttaccaagagacacacattgcatcgaggggagtaattgagcgtgccttcggtgtacttaaaagccggtttcgatgtttagacacttccggcggtgctcttttgtactcaccgtcgaaggtttgcggcatggtaaatgcatgttgtattttacacaacatatgtgtcgcaaaccgtttgccggtgactcttcgtcgtagTGCTTTCCTACGCGGAaaccggtcttctgctctaccggtgggtatgggcgaaggagaggattcccggcggacagtgatacaaaatttttttgcagttacct AG